The window GTCGTAAACGGTGAAAATGCCGCAGGGGGACAAGGCATCACCGGTCGAATCACATACGAAATACTTCGCGCTGGCGTAGATGTCATCACACTCGGCGACCATGTCTGGGATCAAAAAGAAATCATGTCTTTTTTTTCACAAGAACCTCGCCTTTTACGACCACAAAACTTCCCAGCAGGAGCCCCAGGATCAGGCCACATCATTGTATCAGGCAACGGCAAAAAACTCGGCGTCGTATGCGCACTAGGTCGCACATTTATGGCACCCGCCGTTGACAATCCTTTCCTCACTATACCTCCAGTCCTAGAATCTATACGCCAAGAGACACTATGCATCTTGATTGATTTTCACGCCGAGACAACCTCAGAAAAAATCGCCTTTGGCCGCGCCATGGATGGCTTAGCCAGCGTGATTGTCGGCACCCATACCCATGTGCAAACCGCTGACGAAAAAATCTTGCCAGGAGGCACAGCCTACCTCACGGACGCAGGATTTTGTGGTGGTCACGACTCAATTATAGGCAGAGACGTTGAAAGTGTCGTAACAAAGTATCGCACCGCCTTACCTCAAAAATTCCACATCGCATCAGGCCAACCTCAAGCTGATGGATTTTGCGTCCGGATCGACGAAACCACCGGCAAAGCCATATCCTGTGAACGTATCCAACACCCCGTCCATTTCCCATAACCCCCCCATATGCCAGACCCAATCCTCAAAACCAAACCCCAGGCAAATCTCTTCACTCCTGCAGAATCAGAAATCGAGACTGTAACCTCCCTCACCCGCCGCATCCGCAAAGCGCTCACATCCCAAATCGGTTTTGTCAAGGTTAGAGGAGAGATCTCCAACGTTAAACTCTCTGCCGCTGGCCACATTTACTTTTCACTTAAAGATTCTCAAGCACTCATCGCAGCCGTCCTATTT of the Candidatus Methylacidiphilales bacterium genome contains:
- a CDS encoding TIGR00282 family metallophosphoesterase; translated protein: MLTVLFLGDVVGEPGREVIKKAVPFLKSKYEADFVVVNGENAAGGQGITGRITYEILRAGVDVITLGDHVWDQKEIMSFFSQEPRLLRPQNFPAGAPGSGHIIVSGNGKKLGVVCALGRTFMAPAVDNPFLTIPPVLESIRQETLCILIDFHAETTSEKIAFGRAMDGLASVIVGTHTHVQTADEKILPGGTAYLTDAGFCGGHDSIIGRDVESVVTKYRTALPQKFHIASGQPQADGFCVRIDETTGKAISCERIQHPVHFP